Proteins from one Meriones unguiculatus strain TT.TT164.6M chromosome 10, Bangor_MerUng_6.1, whole genome shotgun sequence genomic window:
- the LOC110540326 gene encoding pyrethroid hydrolase Ces2e, with protein MTHSYPGATRTQTEELTMTLYRLPGWLNAVACGVLLLSLHVEGQDSASPIRNTHTGQVRGSLVHVKDTDIAVHTFLGIPFAKPPVGPLRFAPPEAPEPWSGVRDGTSYPAMCLQNDMMDSEALKMMKFIMPPISMSEDCLYLNIYTPTHAHEGSNLPVMVWIHGGALVVGMASIYDASMLVATEDVVVVAIQYRLGVLGFFSTGDQHARGNWGYLDQVAALRWVQQNIAHFGGNPDRVTIFGESAGGTSASSHVVSPMSQGLFHGAIMESGVTVLPGLISSSSEVVYSIVANLSGCAAVNSETLVHCLRSKSEAEILAINKVFKMIPAVVDGEFLPKHPQELLASDDFHPVPSIIGANNDEYGWLLPMIMGSAQKIREITRKTLPDILKNTAAKEMMLPPECGDLLMEEYMGDTEDPQTLQIQYREMMGDFMFMIPALQVAHFQRSHAPVYFYEFQHRPSFLKDIKPPHVKVDHGDEIFLVFGYLFGGIKLPHTEQEDLLSRTIMKYWANFARHGNPNSEGLPYWPVLDHEEQYLQLDIQPAVGRALKARRLKFWTKTLPQKIQELKQAQERHKEL; from the exons ATGACACACAGCTATCCTGGAGCAACACGGACTCAGACAGAGGAGCTGACCATGACACTGTACAGACTTCCTGGCTGGCTGAATGCTGTAGCCTGTGGCgtcctgcttctctctctgcaCGTGGAAG GCCAGGACTCAGCCAGCCCcatcaggaacacacacacaggccaggtTCGAGGCAGCCTTGTCCATGTGAAAGATACTGACATTGCTGTCCATACCTTCCTGGGAATTCCCTTTGCCAAGCCACCTGTTGGACCCCTGCGCTTTGCACCTCCTGAGGCCCCTGAACCATGGAGTGGTGTGAGAGATGGGACCTCATACCCAGCCAT GTGTCTACAAAATGATATGATGGATTCAGAGGCACTGAAGATGATGAAATTTATCATGCCTCCCATCTCTATGTCTGAGGACTGCCTGTATCTCAACATCTACACACCAACGCATGCCCACGAAGGTTCAAACTTGCCT GTGATGGTGTGGATCCACGGTGGTGCTCTGGTTGTAGGCATGGCTTCCATATATGATGCATCCATGCTGGTAGCTACTGAGGATGTGGTGGTGGTCGCTATCCAGTACCGCCTGGGAGTCCTGGGATTCTTCAG CACTGGAGACCAGCATGCCAGAGGCAACTGGGGATACCTGGACCAAGTGGCTGCCCTACGCTGGGTCCAGCAGAACATTGCCCACTTTGGAGGCAACCCTGACAGGGTCACTATTTTTGGCGAGTCAGCAGGTGGCACAAGTGCCTCTTCACATGTTGTGTCCCCCATGTCCCAAGGACTGTTCCATGGTGCCATCATGGAGAGTGGAGTGACTGTGCTCCCTGGTCTCATCTCCAGCTCCTCTGAGGTGGTTTACAGT ATAGTGGCCAATCTATCTGGTTGTGCAGCTGTGAACTCAGAGACCCTGGTGCACTGCCTAAGAAGCAAGAGTGAAGCagagattctggctattaacaaG GTCTTCAAGATGATCCCTGCTGTGGTGGATGGGGAGTTCCTACCCAAACATCCTCAGGAGCTGTTGGCCTCTGATGATTTTCACCCTGTCCCCAGCATCATTGGTGCTAACAATGATGAGTATGGCTGGTTACTGCCTATG ATTATGGGCTCTGCACAAAAAATAAGGGAAATAACCAGAAAGACCCTGCCAGATATTCTGAAGAACACAGCAGCCAAGGAGATG atgctgcctcctgagtgtggtgATCTACTCATGGAAGAGTACATGGGAGACACTGAGGACCCCCAGACCCTCCAAATTCAGTATAGAGAGATGATGGGGGACTTCATGTTCATGATCCCTGCACTCCAAGTAGCACATTTTCAGC GTTCCCATGCTCCTGTCTACTTCTATGAGTTCCAGCATCGGCCCAGCTTCCTCAAGGATATCAAGCCACCCCACGTGAAGGTTGACCATGGGGATGAAATTTTCCTTGTCTTTGGATACCTATTCGGTGGCATAAAAC TTCCTCACACTGAGCAGGAGGACCTACTCAGCAGAACGATAATGAAGTACTGGGCCAACTTTGCACGGCACGG GAACCCCAACAGCGAGGGTCTACCCTACTGGCCCGTGTTGGACCATGAGGAGCAGTACCTGCAGCTGGACATCCAGCCTGCTGTGGGCCGAGCCCTGAAGGCTAGAAGACTGAAGTTCTGGACCAAGACTCTGCCCCAGAAGATCCAGGAGCTAAAGCAGGCTCAGGAGAGGCACAAAGAGCTATAG
- the LOC110546267 gene encoding acylcarnitine hydrolase-like isoform X2: protein MPLNQLHSWLKAVLLGLLLLSSLCRVRGKDSSKASPIRNTHTGQIRGSVVHVKNTNTDVDTFLGIPFAKPPVGPLCFAPPEYPEPWSGVRDATSQPAMCPQNFLLTLESLKKMNLTMLSIFVSEDCLYLNIYAPSHAHEGSNLPVMVWIHGGALVTGSASMFDGSTLAATENVVVVIIQYCLGVLGFFSTGDQHSRGNWGFLDQVATVPWVQQNIVHFGGNQVTIFGQSAGGASVSFHVVSPMSQGLFRGAIMESGVVLMPGIVANSSEEIYQTVASLSGCDAMNSEGLVHCLRGKSEAEILDINKDFKNVTAVVDGVFLPKDPKELLSSVDFHPVPSIIGVNNDEFGWVLPMTTGAAQTIKKITRENLQAVLKNTAAQMMLPPECSDLLMDEYMGDTKDPQTLQMQFREMMGGFLFVIPALQVAHIQRSHAPVYFYEFQHPSSFLKFIRPHYVKADHGEEVPFVFGSFYWGIKADFTKEEMLLNKRMMKYWANFARQGNPNSEDLPYWPMLDHEEQYLQLDIHPAVGRSLKAGRLKF from the exons ATGCCCCTGAACCAACTGCACAGCTGGCTGAAAGCTGTGCTCCTTGGGCTCCTGCTTCTCTCCTCCTTGTGCAGGGTGAG gg GTAAGGACTCATCAAAGGCCAGCCccatcagaaacacacacacaggccagatCCGAGGCAGTGTTGTTCATGTGAAGAACACCAACACTGATGTTGACACCTTTCTGGGAATTCCCTTTGCCAAGCCACCTGTAGGACCACTGTGCTTTGCACCTCCTGAGTACCCTGAGCCATGGAGTGGTGTGAGAGATGCTACATCACAACCAGCCAT GTGTCCACAAAATTTTTTATTGACTTTGGAGAGCCTGAAGAAAATGAATCTGACCATGCTTTCCATCTTTGTGTCTGAGGACTGCCTATATCTCAATATCTATGCACCATCTCATGCCCATGAGGGTTCTAACCTGCCT GTGATGGTATGGATCCATGGTGGTGCACTGGTTACAGGATCAGCTTCCATGTTTGATGGATCCACACTGGCAGCTACTGAGAATGTAGTGGTGGTCATTATCCAGTATTGCCTGGGTGTCCTGGGCTTTTTCAG CACTGGAgaccagcactccagaggcaactGGGGGTTTTTAGACCAAGTGGCCACCGTACCCTGGGTCCAGCAGAACATCGTCCACTTTGGAGGCAACCAGGTCACCATTTTTGGCCAGTCTGCAGGTGGTGCAAGTGTGTCTTTCCATGTTGTATCCCCCATGTCCCAAGGACTCTTCCGTGGTGCCATCATGGAGAGTGGAGTAGTTCTGATGCCTGGTATAGTAGCCAACTCCTCTGAGGAGATTTACCAA ACGGTGGCCAGCTTATCTGGATGTGACGCCATGAACTCAGAGGGCCTGGTGCACTGTCTGAGAGGCAAGAGTGAAGCCGAGATTCTGGACATTAACAAG GATTTCAAAAATGTCACTGCTGTGGTGGATGGAGTGTTCCTACCTAAGGATCCCAAAGAGTTGTTGTCCTCTGTGGATTTTCACCCTGTCCCCAGCATCATCGGTGTCAACAATGATGAGTTTGGTTGGGTTCTCCCCATG ACCACGGGTGCTGCTcagacaataaagaaaataaccagAGAGAACCTGCAGGCTGTGCTGAAGAATACAGCAGCACAAATG atgctgcctcctgagtgcagtgACCTGCTGATGGACGAGTACATGGGGGACACTAAAGACCCCCAGACCCTCCAAATGCAGTTCAGAGAGATGATGGGAGGTTTTCTGTTTGTGATCCCTGCACTCCAAGTAGCACATATTCAGC GTTCCCATGCCCCTGTCTATTTCTATGAGTTCCAACATCCATCCAGCTTCCTGAAGTTTATCAGGCCACACTATGTGAAAGCTGACCATGGAGAGGAGgttccttttgtctttgggtCCTTCTACTGGGGCATAAAAG CTGACTTCACTAAGGAAGAGATGCTGCTGAACAAAAGGATGATGAAATACTGGGCCAACTTTGCAAGACAAGG GAACCCCAATAGTGAGGATCTACCTTATTGGCCCATGTTGGACCATGAGGAGCAGTACCTACAGCTTGACATCCATCCCGCTGTGGGCCGATCCCTGAAGGCTGGAAGGCTGAAGTTCTGA
- the LOC110546267 gene encoding acylcarnitine hydrolase-like isoform X1 — translation MPLNQLHSWLKAVLLGLLLLLSSPTGKDSSKASPIRNTHTGQIRGSVVHVKNTNTDVDTFLGIPFAKPPVGPLCFAPPEYPEPWSGVRDATSQPAMCPQNFLLTLESLKKMNLTMLSIFVSEDCLYLNIYAPSHAHEGSNLPVMVWIHGGALVTGSASMFDGSTLAATENVVVVIIQYCLGVLGFFSTGDQHSRGNWGFLDQVATVPWVQQNIVHFGGNQVTIFGQSAGGASVSFHVVSPMSQGLFRGAIMESGVVLMPGIVANSSEEIYQTVASLSGCDAMNSEGLVHCLRGKSEAEILDINKDFKNVTAVVDGVFLPKDPKELLSSVDFHPVPSIIGVNNDEFGWVLPMTTGAAQTIKKITRENLQAVLKNTAAQMMLPPECSDLLMDEYMGDTKDPQTLQMQFREMMGGFLFVIPALQVAHIQRSHAPVYFYEFQHPSSFLKFIRPHYVKADHGEEVPFVFGSFYWGIKADFTKEEMLLNKRMMKYWANFARQGNPNSEDLPYWPMLDHEEQYLQLDIHPAVGRSLKAGRLKF, via the exons ATGCCCCTGAACCAACTGCACAGCTGGCTGAAAGCTGTGCTCCTTGGGCTCCTGCTTCT CCTCTCTTCACCCACAGGTAAGGACTCATCAAAGGCCAGCCccatcagaaacacacacacaggccagatCCGAGGCAGTGTTGTTCATGTGAAGAACACCAACACTGATGTTGACACCTTTCTGGGAATTCCCTTTGCCAAGCCACCTGTAGGACCACTGTGCTTTGCACCTCCTGAGTACCCTGAGCCATGGAGTGGTGTGAGAGATGCTACATCACAACCAGCCAT GTGTCCACAAAATTTTTTATTGACTTTGGAGAGCCTGAAGAAAATGAATCTGACCATGCTTTCCATCTTTGTGTCTGAGGACTGCCTATATCTCAATATCTATGCACCATCTCATGCCCATGAGGGTTCTAACCTGCCT GTGATGGTATGGATCCATGGTGGTGCACTGGTTACAGGATCAGCTTCCATGTTTGATGGATCCACACTGGCAGCTACTGAGAATGTAGTGGTGGTCATTATCCAGTATTGCCTGGGTGTCCTGGGCTTTTTCAG CACTGGAgaccagcactccagaggcaactGGGGGTTTTTAGACCAAGTGGCCACCGTACCCTGGGTCCAGCAGAACATCGTCCACTTTGGAGGCAACCAGGTCACCATTTTTGGCCAGTCTGCAGGTGGTGCAAGTGTGTCTTTCCATGTTGTATCCCCCATGTCCCAAGGACTCTTCCGTGGTGCCATCATGGAGAGTGGAGTAGTTCTGATGCCTGGTATAGTAGCCAACTCCTCTGAGGAGATTTACCAA ACGGTGGCCAGCTTATCTGGATGTGACGCCATGAACTCAGAGGGCCTGGTGCACTGTCTGAGAGGCAAGAGTGAAGCCGAGATTCTGGACATTAACAAG GATTTCAAAAATGTCACTGCTGTGGTGGATGGAGTGTTCCTACCTAAGGATCCCAAAGAGTTGTTGTCCTCTGTGGATTTTCACCCTGTCCCCAGCATCATCGGTGTCAACAATGATGAGTTTGGTTGGGTTCTCCCCATG ACCACGGGTGCTGCTcagacaataaagaaaataaccagAGAGAACCTGCAGGCTGTGCTGAAGAATACAGCAGCACAAATG atgctgcctcctgagtgcagtgACCTGCTGATGGACGAGTACATGGGGGACACTAAAGACCCCCAGACCCTCCAAATGCAGTTCAGAGAGATGATGGGAGGTTTTCTGTTTGTGATCCCTGCACTCCAAGTAGCACATATTCAGC GTTCCCATGCCCCTGTCTATTTCTATGAGTTCCAACATCCATCCAGCTTCCTGAAGTTTATCAGGCCACACTATGTGAAAGCTGACCATGGAGAGGAGgttccttttgtctttgggtCCTTCTACTGGGGCATAAAAG CTGACTTCACTAAGGAAGAGATGCTGCTGAACAAAAGGATGATGAAATACTGGGCCAACTTTGCAAGACAAGG GAACCCCAATAGTGAGGATCTACCTTATTGGCCCATGTTGGACCATGAGGAGCAGTACCTACAGCTTGACATCCATCCCGCTGTGGGCCGATCCCTGAAGGCTGGAAGGCTGAAGTTCTGA